One part of the Ictidomys tridecemlineatus isolate mIctTri1 chromosome 13, mIctTri1.hap1, whole genome shotgun sequence genome encodes these proteins:
- the LOC144369678 gene encoding spermatogenesis-associated protein 31A6-like: MAARVCDLSHSPHSESKRDHASHPPEDSLWGKHPHSQVETEGTSFINSNAKKLLEILISKRAERKICNLKTKNETVYSLNSQGSKVKSLGREQNTTIWNTKGKSEKLSDSQKLFYTRLLRDHLQKKCSQFFWDLPILHSESLVATVRISGPSADFSSIAFNEVPNYIPVQVQTTPGPLFSSQLLHPLVQLQPVIPSLSWLQSPSLAQIHHQENLTLSLPSMPCHFQLNTASGFPCPTNQEGTQLLSSSSLQHLEYHILRKQVQSREALPYLVQKSQNIFSNLISENRASCDHKSINKPPGNFLSLEIKEKLGPSQKRFMLHQYGLPPNRNPFLNLKESWDNISRRSQTKENCESSWNPVFLNNRSPAIQKTSSKRPEIIQEDMIPVGVWHSRLGIYHVSGPPGNSKTHKKTGDKTSLKGGEAFRNTSQEISLLDAGTQQALEAQVTSLRAKHRWDLPLKVLKHINILKMRNSEASLLPQPSLSSSVPCDSRVDSIAHDARVLGKPIQKGTELKEIAQTSVPTQKSPFSGPSFESLSRTTSSDNYGLPDAPSTVHKGSLPSQPHTYILMGRTWHNDAILRSGRNSLKPSLGLEMDRNESLESSLSSQVSCHRVSSLQVGPQFLKGEVRKIEDDEEESSDCGITKKIRKTSNFLNVDIHLKNLKSQWISKTPSSFISSISQGQGYSCLKAQTKPEKQPQERTTDIILQDYATDMFHEDCGPEALWAANILTSEERWSSSLSMTSSSASISQDLYGLLTSEESSEELQEPKITELQDPWKSRRNKFRATSKNKNNVKLRSKAQEERLAGGRPLCAGEMGPSTPVREIGDTVSDKSSQAPSKRNFRDRIKNFLQNIFCSNTKGQANSLPKIMTPSTSNQSQGSVTGRLLTDNKASETQALFSTFGWIIEQKMRFHYEHSALKTNKVKEEYQASMGRQSHYSRSSIILEQRRVIGATSPGHQASASGHSHPLNRWIRNKDNKQALLLKESVPLPSLYTQRTRVAGMLEHNVHCPVHCALQRRLLTHQHQHASDSCPAGKKYFIY; this comes from the coding sequence ATGGCTGCCAGAGTCTGTGACCTCTCCCACTCCCCACACAGTGAATCCAAGAGAGATCATGCTTCTCACCCACCAGAGGACTCACTCTGGGGAAAACACCCACACTCTCAGGTAGAGACTGAAGGGACCTCTTTCATTAATTCCAATGCTAAGAAACTATTGGAGATACTGATCAGCAAGAGAGCAGAAAGGAAAATTTGTAATTTGAAGACAAAAAATGAAACAGTCTACTCTCTGAATTCTCAGGGAAGCAAAGTAAAGTCACTGGGCAGGGAGCAGAATACTACCATCTGGAACACAAAAGGCAAGTCAGAGAAGCTTTCTGATTCTCAGAAGCTCTTTTACACTAGGTTACTGAGAGATCATTTACAGAAGAAATGCAGCCAGTTCTTTTGGGACCTCCCCATTCTGCACAGCGAGTCCCTGGTGGCTACTGTCAGAATATCTGGGCCCTCAGCAGACTTTTCCTCGATTGCATTCAATGAAGTGCCTAATTACATTCCAGTGCAGGTGCAGACTACACCTGGACCACTCTTTTCCTCTCAGTTGCTCCACCCTCTTGTTCAACTCCAGCCTGTGATTCCATCCTTATCCTGGCTGCAGTCCCCATCACTGGCTCAGATCCACCACCAGGAAAATCTCACATTGTCTCTCCCAAGCATGCCATGCCATTTTCAATTGAATACTGCCTCTGGATTTCCATGCCCCACAAACCAAGAGGGGACCCAGttgctttcctcttcttctcttcaacACCTAGAATAccacattttaagaaaacaagtACAAAGTAGAGAGGCTTTACCTTATTTGGTCCAAAAGTCTCAGAACATCTTTAGCAATCTCATCTCTGAGAACAGGGCCTCCTGTGACCACAAGTCCATCAACAAGCCCCCAGGGAATTTCCTCAGCCTTGAGATTAAGGAGAAACTGGGACCATCTCAAAAGAGGTTTATGCTACACCAGTATGGACTACCACCCAATAGGAACCCATTTCTAAATCTGAAGGAGTCCTGGGACAACATCTCAAGGAGAAGTCAGACAAAAGAAAATTGTGAGTCTTCCTGGAACCCTGTGTTTCTAAACAACAGAAGCCCTGCTATACAGAAGACTAGTTCAAAAAGACCAGAGATAATTCAGGAGGACATGATTCCTGTGGGTGTTTGGCATTCCAGGCTTGGCATATATCATGTCTCTGGCCCACCTGGAAAttcaaaaacccacaaaaaaactGGGGATAAAACATCCTTAAAAGGGGGGGAAGCCTTCAGAAACACCTCCCAGGAGATCTCCCTCCTTGATGCTGGCACTCAGCAGGCATTAGAGGCACAGGTTACAAGTCTAAGAGCGAAGCACAGGTGGGACCTACCCCTCAAGGTCCTTAAgcacataaatattttgaagatgagaaaCTCTGAGGCTTCACTACTTCCAcagccttccctttcctcttcagtTCCCTGTGACTCCAGGGTTGACTCCATTGCCCATGATGCCAGGGTCCTGGGAAAACCCATTCAGAAAGGTACAGAATTGAAGGAGATAGCACAAACTTCAGTTCCCACCCAGAAGAGTCCTTTCTCTGGCCCATCTTTTGAGTCCCTGAGCAGAACTACATCCAGTGACAACTATGGGCTCCCAGATGCTCCTTCAACTGTACACAAGGGCAGCTTGCCCTCTCAGCCCCACACTTATATTCTCATGGGCAGAACCTGGCACAATGATGCTATCCTGAGATCTGGAAGAAACAGCCTAAAACCAAGTCTAGGCCTTGAAATGGACAGAAATGAGTCCCTGGAGAGTAGTTTGAGCTCACAAGTCTCATGCCACAGAGTGTCATCACTTCAGGTAGGGCCccaatttttaaaaggtgaagtCAGAAAGATAGAGGATGATGAAGAGGAGTCTTCTGACTGCGGAATCaccaagaaaatcagaaagacatCAAACTTCCTAAATGTTGATATTCATCTGAAGAATTTAAAATCTCAGTGGATCAGTAAAACACCATCCTCTTTCATAAGTTCTATTTCCCAGGGCCAAGGATACTCATGCCTAAAGGCACAGACTAAACCAGAGAAGCAGCCTCAAGAACGGACTACTGACATCATCCTGCAAGACTATGCCACTGACATGTTTCATGAGGACTGTGGCCCCGAGGCGCTCTGGGCTGCAAATATCCTAACTTCAGAGGAGAGATGGTCCAGCTCCTTAAGCATGACCAGTAGCAGTGCATCAATTTCTCAGGATCTGTATGGACTCTTAACCAGTGAAGAGAGCAGTGAGGAACTGCAGGAGCCCAAGATTACTGAGCTCCAGGATCCTTGGAAGAGCAGGAGAAATAAGTTTAGAGCAACTTCCAAGAATAAGAACAATGTGAAACTCAGGTCAAAAGCACAGGAAGAAAGGCTTGCAGGAGGGAGGCCCTTATGTGCAGGAGAAATGGGTCCTTCTACCCCAGTCAGGGAGATAGGAGACACTGTGAGTGACAAGTCCTCCCAGGCTCCTTCAAAGAGGAACTTCAGGGACAGAATAAAGAACTTTCTGCAGAATATTTTTTGCAGTAATACTAAAGGGCAGGCAAACTCCCTACCCAAAATTATGACCCCCTCAACTTCTAACCAAAGCCAAGGGTCAGTCACTGGACGACTGCTTACAGACAACAAGGCATCAGAAACCCAGGCACTCTTTTCAACTTTTGGGTGGATCATAGAGCAGAAAATGAGGTTTCATTATGAACATTCTGCCTTAAAGACAAACAAAGTTAAAGAGGAATACCAGGCCTCTATGGGTAGACAATCCCATTATTCTAGGAGTTCCATTATTCTGGAGCAAAGGAGAGTGATAGGAGCTACGTCTCCTGGTCATCAGGCCAGCGCTAGTGGCCACAGCCATCCTCTGAACAGATGGATCAGAAACAAGGACAACAAGCAGGCCTTGCTGCTCAAAGAGTCTGTACCTCTGCCCAGCCTCTACACACAGAGGACCAGGGTGGCAGGTATGTTGGAACACAATGTCCACTGTCCAGTGCACTGCGCTCTTCAGAGACGTTTGTTGACTCATCAACATCAACATGCTTCTGACTCCTGTCCTGCTGggaagaaatatttcatatattga